Proteins encoded by one window of Prevotella nigrescens:
- a CDS encoding chain-length determining protein: protein MENEEKVKQIDLRLVFKRIREHKKLFFITLPIVIALSSYIILCVPRTYTSETAMAPEMNSMADAGALGDIASSFGFDLPTGKSTDAISPLLYPDLMKDNGFATALFKVKIQTIDKKLNTDYYNYLKYHTKITWWQKTYIWVLKKLAPKNTNNFAPEKFNPYQLSKSDNDLVKGMRDNIKISTDKKTGIISIATVAQDPMVAKMLADATRTQLQKYIIEYRTRKLRNDVEHYQSLVNQAKRDYEKVRKEYGKISDADMDVVLESVKLKQNDLENDMQLKYNTYTTLVAQLKAADAKLQERTPVFTTIQGAEVPVKPSGPKRVSFVLEMFISAFIILSVYVIRDILH from the coding sequence ATGGAAAACGAAGAAAAGGTAAAACAAATAGATCTACGATTGGTGTTTAAAAGAATCAGAGAACATAAGAAACTATTCTTTATAACATTGCCAATTGTTATCGCATTATCATCTTATATCATTCTTTGTGTACCAAGAACATACACAAGCGAAACAGCCATGGCACCAGAAATGAATTCTATGGCAGATGCTGGTGCCTTAGGAGATATTGCATCTTCGTTTGGCTTCGATTTACCAACAGGAAAGAGTACCGATGCCATTTCTCCATTGTTGTATCCCGATTTGATGAAGGATAATGGTTTCGCAACTGCACTATTTAAAGTAAAAATACAGACTATCGACAAGAAACTCAATACTGATTATTACAATTATCTTAAATATCATACAAAAATAACTTGGTGGCAAAAAACATATATATGGGTATTAAAGAAGTTAGCACCGAAGAATACCAATAATTTTGCTCCAGAAAAATTTAATCCTTACCAACTTTCAAAGTCGGACAACGATCTTGTGAAAGGAATGAGAGATAACATAAAAATTAGTACCGACAAAAAGACAGGTATTATAAGTATTGCAACTGTAGCACAAGACCCTATGGTAGCAAAAATGCTTGCAGATGCTACAAGGACACAGTTGCAGAAATATATTATTGAATATAGAACAAGAAAGTTAAGAAACGATGTAGAACATTATCAAAGTCTCGTAAATCAAGCCAAACGAGACTATGAAAAAGTTCGTAAGGAATATGGTAAAATAAGTGATGCCGATATGGATGTTGTATTGGAAAGTGTGAAGCTGAAACAAAATGATTTAGAAAATGACATGCAACTGAAGTATAACACCTATACTACTCTTGTAGCACAACTTAAAGCTGCCGATGCTAAACTACAAGAACGTACACCTGTTTTTACAACAATTCAGGGAGCAGAAGTCCCTGTGAAACCTTCAGGACCTAAGAGGGTATCATTTGTACTCGAGATGTTTATATCTGCTTTTATTATTTTATCAGTTTATGTCATAAGGGATATACTGCATTAA
- a CDS encoding SLBB domain-containing protein: protein MKRFVLLFFIMLSALNTYAQSNMTDTQVMEFIVKEHNKGTSQTQIVTKLMQNGVDISQIRRVRDTYEKMKKGNSSLGNASSKDGSTDRSRKNNGQIRPGMDKRKIAEKTMQDYEDSENEAKKYSDKRIDGTNNHPNTYDEDDKDFLLIQEEMDDWMPQDTATMYKNLLKQLKKKKKKVWGRDIFNNKYLSFEPNMNMALPANYRLGPGDAVFIDIYGASQKSYDTTVAPDGNVTIEGFGPIQVSGLTVRQANNRIRAKLGNRYSNSKIRLSVGQTHTIMVNVVGEVKAPGTYTLSAFTTVFNALYMAGGITDLGTLRNIKVYRQGRLISTVDIYDFLKRGKLTGNVRLADNDVIAVDAYEVLVNISGKVKRPMYYEMKRNENLGALINYAGGFAGDAYTKSVRVRRKTGRQYSIYNVSEFDMNRFKLADEDSVSVDSVIPRYENMVEIKGAVFRPGMYEVGGQINTVRDLVEAAEGLTEVAFGPHAVMHRMKADRTLEVISVDVEGILLGKAADIPLQNEDVLFVPTRTDVQEERILTIHGEVLYPGRYKYADNETLEDFILQAGGLKQTASTVRVDVSRRIVNPEATTSDSIIAQSFTFSLKDGFVIDGQPGFILAPFDQVFVRKSPGTTKQQNVSIEGEVLFEGNYSLTGRNTRLTDIFKAAGGATNLAYIQGARLERKPNKIEKMRMEAVYKMQMEQENKSFLDLAAKSSNAAGILQASQQTQDSLMKKFQIPETYPVGIELDKALASPGSDADLILREGDRIIIPQYNGTVKINGAVMYPNTVSYREGKNVAYYIDQAGGFSSDAKKSRTYILYMNGTLAKVGHNAKVRPGCEIIVPSKSRARMSLAELMTIGSSTSSMAAVLATLANILK, encoded by the coding sequence ATGAAAAGATTCGTCCTCTTATTCTTCATAATGCTAAGTGCATTAAACACCTATGCACAATCAAACATGACCGATACGCAAGTCATGGAGTTCATAGTGAAAGAGCATAACAAGGGAACATCACAAACACAAATCGTAACAAAGTTGATGCAGAATGGTGTAGATATTTCTCAAATTAGAAGAGTTAGAGATACCTACGAAAAAATGAAGAAAGGTAACTCGTCATTGGGCAATGCATCAAGTAAAGATGGCAGTACTGACAGAAGTAGAAAGAATAATGGACAGATACGCCCAGGAATGGATAAGAGAAAGATTGCAGAGAAAACAATGCAAGATTACGAAGATTCAGAAAATGAGGCAAAGAAATATTCAGATAAACGAATAGACGGTACGAATAATCACCCTAACACATACGATGAAGACGATAAGGACTTTCTCTTAATACAAGAGGAAATGGACGACTGGATGCCGCAAGATACGGCTACAATGTATAAAAATCTCTTAAAGCAATTAAAGAAAAAGAAGAAGAAAGTCTGGGGACGCGATATATTCAATAATAAATATTTATCGTTTGAACCTAATATGAACATGGCACTTCCTGCGAATTATCGTTTAGGACCAGGAGATGCTGTATTTATTGATATCTATGGAGCATCACAGAAATCGTATGATACTACCGTAGCCCCTGATGGAAATGTTACAATAGAAGGTTTCGGACCTATTCAAGTAAGCGGACTGACCGTAAGACAAGCAAATAATAGAATTAGAGCTAAATTAGGAAACCGTTATAGCAACTCGAAGATAAGACTGTCAGTTGGACAAACACACACCATTATGGTCAATGTAGTAGGCGAAGTAAAAGCACCTGGAACTTATACTTTGTCGGCTTTCACCACCGTATTTAATGCCTTGTATATGGCAGGAGGTATTACAGACCTTGGTACGCTTCGTAACATTAAGGTTTATAGACAAGGACGACTTATAAGCACTGTGGATATATACGACTTCTTAAAACGTGGGAAATTAACAGGAAACGTCCGGTTGGCTGATAACGATGTTATTGCTGTAGATGCCTACGAAGTTCTTGTTAATATAAGTGGAAAAGTAAAACGCCCTATGTATTACGAAATGAAACGTAACGAAAATTTAGGGGCGCTCATTAATTATGCAGGCGGTTTTGCTGGTGATGCCTATACAAAATCTGTCCGTGTAAGAAGAAAAACTGGTCGTCAATATTCGATATATAATGTAAGTGAGTTTGATATGAACCGTTTTAAACTTGCCGATGAAGACTCTGTTAGCGTAGATTCCGTTATACCAAGATATGAAAACATGGTAGAGATAAAAGGTGCGGTGTTCCGTCCAGGCATGTATGAAGTGGGTGGACAAATAAATACTGTACGCGACTTGGTTGAAGCAGCAGAAGGACTAACAGAAGTTGCATTCGGACCACATGCAGTTATGCACCGTATGAAGGCTGACCGGACTTTAGAGGTCATTTCTGTTGATGTAGAAGGAATTTTACTCGGTAAAGCAGCAGATATCCCACTACAAAATGAAGATGTTTTGTTTGTACCAACAAGAACAGACGTGCAAGAAGAACGAATATTGACTATTCATGGAGAAGTGCTATATCCTGGTAGATATAAATATGCTGACAACGAAACATTAGAAGATTTCATTTTGCAAGCAGGTGGACTAAAACAAACGGCATCTACAGTAAGAGTAGATGTGTCTCGAAGAATAGTAAATCCAGAAGCAACAACTTCCGACTCCATTATCGCTCAAAGTTTCACCTTCAGTTTAAAAGATGGTTTTGTTATAGATGGTCAGCCTGGATTTATTCTCGCACCTTTCGATCAGGTATTTGTTCGTAAAAGTCCCGGTACTACAAAACAGCAGAATGTTAGCATTGAAGGAGAAGTTTTGTTTGAAGGAAATTATTCTCTTACAGGACGCAATACTCGTTTAACAGATATATTTAAAGCAGCAGGTGGAGCAACTAATTTAGCTTATATTCAAGGGGCAAGATTAGAACGTAAACCAAATAAGATTGAGAAAATGCGCATGGAGGCTGTTTACAAAATGCAAATGGAACAAGAAAATAAGAGTTTCCTTGATCTTGCAGCCAAGAGTTCAAACGCAGCAGGTATTTTACAAGCTTCACAACAAACGCAAGATTCTTTAATGAAAAAGTTCCAGATACCAGAAACTTATCCTGTGGGTATCGAATTGGATAAAGCTTTAGCTTCTCCAGGAAGTGACGCCGATCTTATTCTTCGTGAAGGCGACCGTATAATTATTCCACAATATAATGGTACAGTAAAAATAAATGGTGCAGTAATGTATCCGAATACAGTAAGCTATCGCGAAGGCAAAAATGTAGCTTATTACATAGATCAAGCCGGCGGATTCTCGTCCGATGCAAAAAAGAGCCGTACTTACATATTATATATGAATGGTACGCTCGCAAAAGTTGGACACAATGCAAAGGTACGACCTGGCTGTGAAATCATTGTTCCGAGCAAATCACGTGCAAGAATGAGTCTTGCAGAACTTATGACCATCGGCTCAAGTACATCAAGTATGGCTGCTGTACTGGCAACACTTGCCAATATTTTGAAGTAA
- a CDS encoding sugar transferase, producing MSKATQTDAMGSIQRGVKRALDFVMSALGLILLSPIFVIISVLMKCQRNGPIFFRQARIGYKGKPFVILKFRTISNKTESNIPQLTSKTNYKNSTPFEQFLREHHLDELPQLWNVLVGDMSLVGPRPERKYFIDKIMEHTDLYPIIYNMRPGLTSEATLYNGYTDTMEKMLKRLQMDISYFERRSLWLDFKIIIKTFVNIVSGNKF from the coding sequence ATGAGTAAAGCAACACAAACCGATGCCATGGGTAGCATACAACGAGGTGTAAAGAGAGCCTTAGATTTCGTTATGTCTGCTTTGGGGTTAATTTTACTTTCTCCTATATTCGTAATTATTTCAGTCCTAATGAAGTGTCAGAGGAATGGTCCTATATTCTTTCGTCAAGCACGTATTGGATATAAGGGTAAACCATTTGTTATTCTCAAATTCCGTACAATTAGCAATAAAACAGAAAGTAATATACCGCAACTAACTTCAAAAACAAATTATAAGAACTCTACCCCATTCGAGCAATTTCTTCGTGAACATCATCTTGACGAATTACCACAATTATGGAATGTATTGGTGGGAGATATGTCTTTGGTGGGACCACGGCCGGAACGTAAATATTTTATAGATAAAATTATGGAGCATACAGATCTCTACCCTATTATTTATAATATGAGACCCGGATTAACTTCTGAAGCCACGCTGTATAATGGCTACACCGACACAATGGAGAAAATGCTGAAACGTCTTCAGATGGATATAAGTTATTTTGAAAGACGTTCATTATGGTTAGACTTCAAAATAATTATTAAAACATTCGTAAATATCGTAAGTGGAAATAAATTTTAA
- a CDS encoding T9SS type A sorting domain-containing protein has protein sequence MKRRIYTFLFAITFLSFALPTTVKAHTSLEMIEQDIHNVSISVYGSVLRIEGANDEMLQIYNVTGVCVMSIRVDGQDKRYNLSLPKGCYIVKVGKVVRKISIR, from the coding sequence ATGAAAAGAAGAATATATACTTTTTTATTTGCTATAACCTTTCTAAGTTTTGCTTTGCCAACAACGGTGAAAGCCCATACTTCGTTAGAGATGATAGAACAAGATATCCATAACGTTTCTATTTCTGTTTATGGATCTGTTCTCCGTATTGAGGGCGCAAACGACGAGATGTTACAAATATATAATGTAACAGGGGTATGTGTTATGAGTATTAGAGTAGACGGGCAAGACAAACGCTACAATCTAAGTTTGCCAAAAGGGTGTTATATTGTAAAAGTGGGTAAGGTCGTTCGTAAAATTTCTATACGATAG
- a CDS encoding RNA polymerase sigma factor, whose product MVRKIEEAKLLKALTEPQTRCKAFTLLVSEYSKPLYWKIRSLVLSHDDTDDILQNTFLKAWKNIESFEGKSKISTWLYSIAINESFSLLRSRKETVDISTCNNGISNSLLADCYFDGNKGQAILQEAISTLPEVQRTVFIMKYYDGLKYPEIHEILGTSEGALKASYHIAVKKILQYIKENE is encoded by the coding sequence GTGGTGCGCAAAATAGAAGAAGCAAAACTCCTGAAAGCATTAACAGAGCCCCAAACACGTTGTAAGGCATTTACTTTATTGGTAAGCGAGTATAGCAAACCTTTGTATTGGAAAATACGAAGTCTTGTCTTGTCGCACGATGATACAGACGATATTCTTCAAAACACTTTCTTGAAAGCATGGAAAAATATAGAAAGTTTTGAAGGAAAGTCAAAGATATCTACGTGGCTATATAGTATTGCGATTAATGAATCGTTTAGTTTATTGCGTTCCAGAAAAGAAACCGTTGATATAAGTACTTGTAATAATGGTATTAGTAATTCGCTTTTGGCAGATTGTTATTTCGATGGTAACAAAGGGCAAGCTATACTACAAGAAGCCATCTCGACTTTGCCAGAAGTGCAACGAACTGTTTTTATAATGAAATACTATGACGGTTTAAAATACCCCGAAATACATGAAATACTTGGTACAAGTGAAGGAGCTTTAAAGGCATCTTACCATATTGCAGTAAAGAAAATTTTGCAGTACATAAAAGAAAACGAATAA
- a CDS encoding glycoside hydrolase family 10 protein, with protein sequence MKPYRLLFVRTTLILFLLFISNFSFSANLPKKRQFRGAWIQCVNGQFQNLGTEKMQRTLIYQMDKLQQLGVNAIIFQVRAECDALYPSKFEPWSKFLTGKQGSAPSPYWDPLQWMIEQCHKRGMELHAWINPYRAKTKGTTQLASNHIAVQHPERVFDYDGLKILNPGIPENRDYICNIVTDILQRYDVDGLHIDDYFYPYPVAGQRIPDVKEFSRYGGGFGRIQDWRRDNVDIFIKQLGETIHKVKPWVKFGVSPFGIYRNEKSAPNIGSKTNGLQNYDDLYADVLKWVNNGWIDYCVPQIYWEIGNKAADYKELITWWDRYASNRPLYIGEDVLRTVKYADPQNPNSHQLPAKHKLHEQSPNVQGTVLWYAAAVVNNPGNYAKLLQNNYWHYLALQPLMPFIDDKAPKKPRSLKVSWFDDGCLLHWKAPKGKGWENEAYKYVVYRFGPDEEIDLDNPMKIVAITYQPALRLNYNGGETKYTYVVTALDRMSNESVGKKKKIRL encoded by the coding sequence ATGAAACCATATCGTTTACTCTTTGTAAGAACAACTCTTATTTTGTTTTTACTGTTTATAAGTAATTTTTCTTTCTCTGCGAATCTTCCTAAAAAACGTCAATTCAGAGGTGCCTGGATCCAATGTGTTAATGGTCAGTTTCAAAATCTTGGAACTGAAAAAATGCAACGAACACTTATTTATCAGATGGATAAATTACAGCAATTGGGTGTTAATGCTATAATTTTTCAAGTCCGTGCCGAATGTGATGCACTTTATCCCAGTAAATTTGAACCATGGAGCAAGTTTTTAACAGGAAAACAAGGTAGTGCTCCTTCTCCCTATTGGGATCCTTTACAATGGATGATAGAACAATGTCATAAACGTGGAATGGAACTTCATGCATGGATAAATCCTTATCGGGCAAAAACAAAGGGAACTACACAACTTGCTTCTAATCATATTGCAGTACAACACCCGGAACGGGTTTTTGATTATGATGGATTAAAAATTCTAAATCCAGGTATTCCTGAAAATAGAGATTACATCTGCAACATAGTAACAGATATTCTACAACGTTATGATGTAGACGGCTTACACATTGACGATTATTTCTATCCTTATCCAGTTGCAGGACAACGTATTCCTGATGTAAAAGAATTTAGTCGTTATGGAGGAGGCTTTGGTCGCATTCAAGATTGGCGTCGCGATAATGTAGATATATTTATAAAACAGCTTGGAGAAACTATTCATAAAGTGAAACCTTGGGTCAAATTTGGAGTATCGCCATTTGGAATATACAGAAATGAGAAAAGCGCCCCCAATATAGGAAGTAAAACAAATGGTCTACAAAACTATGATGACCTTTATGCAGATGTTTTGAAATGGGTGAATAACGGCTGGATAGACTATTGTGTCCCGCAAATTTATTGGGAAATAGGAAATAAAGCTGCCGATTACAAGGAACTTATTACATGGTGGGATCGCTACGCCTCAAATCGTCCTTTATATATTGGTGAAGACGTTTTACGTACTGTTAAATACGCAGACCCACAAAATCCAAATTCTCATCAATTACCTGCGAAGCATAAATTGCACGAACAATCTCCAAACGTTCAAGGAACAGTTTTGTGGTATGCAGCAGCTGTAGTAAATAATCCTGGCAATTATGCAAAATTATTGCAGAATAATTATTGGCATTATCTGGCATTGCAGCCATTAATGCCTTTTATAGATGATAAAGCTCCTAAGAAACCACGTTCATTAAAAGTGAGCTGGTTTGATGACGGTTGTTTATTGCATTGGAAAGCTCCGAAAGGGAAAGGCTGGGAAAACGAAGCTTACAAATATGTTGTTTATCGATTTGGACCAGATGAAGAAATTGATTTAGATAATCCTATGAAAATTGTAGCTATAACTTATCAGCCTGCACTTCGATTGAATTATAATGGGGGAGAAACTAAATATACTTACGTAGTTACTGCACTCGATAGAATGAGTAATGAAAGTGTTGGGAAGAAAAAGAAGATAAGACTCTAA
- the thrS gene encoding threonine--tRNA ligase, translated as MVKITFPDGSVREYEQGVTGLQIAESISLALARNVVSCGVNGVTTELNRPINEDATIALYKFEDEEGKHTFWHSSAHLLAEALKELYPGIQFGFGPAIENGFFYDVQPANGQVISESDFPKIEQKMLELAKKDLKIVRRDVSKADAIKEFSADGQEYKVEHIVEDLDDGTISTYSQGNFTDLCRGPHLMSTGAIKAVKLTSVAGAFWRGDAKSDQLTRIYGITFPKKKMLDEYLAMLEEAKKRDHRKIGKEMELFTFSERVGKGLPIWLPKGTQLRLRLQEVLRKLQRPYHYQEVITPGIGGKNLYVTSGHYAHYGKDSFQPIQTPEEDEEYMLKPMNCPHHCEVFSYKPRSYKELPLRIAEFGTVFRYEKSGELHGLTRVRTFTQDDAHIFVRPEQLRKEFEDVIDIILKVFATFGFNDYEAQISLRDPADKEKYIGSDKVWEESERAIKEACKEKGLNARIEIGEAAFYGPKLDFMVKDAIGRRWQLGTIQVDYNLPNRFKLEYTAENNTKETPVMIHRAPFGSLERFTAVLIEHTAGHFPLWLTPDQVAILPISEKYNEYAQEVKQYFDAHDVRALVDERNEKIGRKIRDNELKRIPYMVIVGEKEMEGGLVSMRQQGGGEQATMTKKDFVRRIQEEVAEQTRNLN; from the coding sequence ATGGTTAAAATCACTTTTCCAGACGGGTCTGTTCGTGAATATGAACAGGGGGTAACTGGACTTCAAATTGCAGAGAGTATTTCACTGGCTCTCGCTCGCAACGTTGTATCTTGCGGGGTTAATGGTGTGACAACTGAGTTAAACCGCCCAATTAATGAGGACGCAACGATAGCTTTGTATAAGTTTGAGGACGAAGAGGGAAAGCATACTTTCTGGCATTCTTCTGCACACTTATTGGCAGAAGCTTTAAAAGAACTTTATCCAGGTATTCAATTCGGATTTGGTCCTGCAATTGAAAATGGTTTTTTCTACGATGTACAACCTGCCAACGGACAAGTTATTTCTGAAAGCGATTTCCCTAAGATTGAACAGAAGATGCTTGAATTGGCAAAAAAAGATTTAAAGATTGTTCGTCGTGATGTTTCTAAAGCAGATGCAATTAAAGAATTTTCTGCTGATGGGCAGGAATATAAAGTTGAGCACATTGTTGAAGATCTTGACGATGGTACAATCTCAACCTATTCGCAAGGTAACTTTACCGATCTCTGTCGTGGTCCTCATCTTATGTCGACAGGTGCAATAAAAGCAGTTAAACTAACAAGTGTGGCTGGAGCATTTTGGCGTGGAGATGCAAAGAGTGATCAATTGACACGTATTTATGGTATTACCTTTCCTAAAAAAAAGATGCTTGACGAGTATCTTGCAATGTTGGAAGAGGCGAAAAAACGTGACCACCGTAAGATAGGTAAGGAAATGGAACTCTTTACATTCTCGGAAAGAGTAGGTAAAGGACTCCCCATTTGGTTACCAAAAGGAACGCAGCTTCGTCTTCGTTTACAAGAAGTGCTTAGGAAGTTACAGCGTCCGTATCATTATCAAGAAGTTATCACACCAGGAATTGGCGGGAAAAATCTTTATGTAACATCAGGACATTATGCCCATTATGGTAAAGATTCATTCCAGCCTATTCAGACACCGGAAGAAGATGAGGAGTATATGCTCAAACCTATGAACTGTCCACATCATTGTGAAGTTTTTTCATATAAACCACGTTCTTATAAAGAATTACCATTACGTATTGCAGAATTTGGAACGGTATTTCGTTATGAAAAAAGTGGAGAATTGCACGGTTTAACCCGTGTGCGTACTTTTACTCAAGACGATGCTCATATTTTTGTTCGCCCAGAACAATTACGGAAAGAATTCGAAGATGTTATTGACATTATCTTAAAAGTATTTGCTACGTTTGGTTTCAACGATTATGAGGCACAAATATCACTTCGCGATCCAGCTGATAAGGAGAAATATATTGGTTCAGATAAAGTATGGGAGGAAAGTGAACGAGCTATAAAGGAAGCCTGCAAGGAAAAAGGATTAAACGCACGAATTGAAATTGGCGAAGCTGCTTTTTATGGCCCTAAACTCGACTTTATGGTTAAAGACGCTATTGGACGTCGTTGGCAATTAGGAACAATTCAAGTAGATTATAATCTGCCTAATCGATTTAAATTGGAATATACAGCAGAAAATAATACGAAAGAAACTCCAGTAATGATTCACCGTGCTCCCTTTGGCTCGTTAGAACGTTTTACAGCTGTTCTTATAGAGCATACAGCAGGACATTTCCCATTGTGGCTGACTCCTGACCAAGTAGCTATTCTGCCTATTTCAGAGAAGTATAATGAATATGCACAAGAAGTAAAACAATACTTTGATGCACATGATGTACGTGCTTTAGTTGATGAACGCAATGAGAAAATAGGACGGAAGATACGCGATAATGAACTAAAACGCATTCCATATATGGTAATCGTTGGAGAAAAAGAAATGGAAGGTGGATTGGTCTCTATGCGTCAGCAAGGTGGTGGAGAACAAGCAACAATGACCAAGAAAGACTTTGTACGTCGCATTCAAGAAGAAGTTGCCGAACAAACGAGAAATTTAAATTAG
- a CDS encoding helix-turn-helix domain-containing protein, translating to MGKYNITGKKEKTATYRGLVSPKLMEELKDQILNIILFQQRYRDKNYSAKQLAEDLETNTRYISAVVNVKFNMNYTSFVNKFRIEEAMAILSSKKYKDLNMEDISTMVGFANRQSFYASFYRINGMTPREYKLKALRPKNKEIVDVETK from the coding sequence ATGGGAAAGTATAATATTACAGGAAAAAAGGAAAAGACTGCAACATACCGTGGTCTAGTAAGTCCAAAATTAATGGAAGAGTTAAAAGATCAAATTCTGAATATAATACTCTTTCAACAGAGGTATCGGGATAAAAACTATTCCGCAAAGCAACTTGCGGAAGATTTAGAAACCAACACAAGATATATCTCTGCGGTTGTGAATGTAAAGTTTAATATGAACTATACATCATTTGTAAATAAATTTAGAATAGAAGAAGCAATGGCTATTCTTTCATCAAAGAAGTATAAAGATTTGAATATGGAAGACATAAGCACGATGGTTGGCTTTGCAAATCGTCAGTCATTTTATGCATCTTTTTATCGAATAAATGGAATGACCCCACGCGAATATAAATTGAAAGCATTACGCCCTAAGAACAAGGAGATTGTTGATGTTGAAACAAAATAA